One Cervus canadensis isolate Bull #8, Minnesota chromosome 12, ASM1932006v1, whole genome shotgun sequence DNA window includes the following coding sequences:
- the CCN3 gene encoding CCN family member 3 — MQGAQSQSLGLPKQCLCLAFLLLHLLGQVAAVERCPSSCPATCPPKPPACAPGVRAVLDDCSCCLVCARQRGESCSVLLPCEESRGLFCDRRADPSAQTGICMAVEGDNCVFDGVIYQSGETFQPSCKYQCACQDGQVGCVPRCEEDLLLPQPDCPAPRKVKVPGECCEKWICDSNETGTLGDLQTLPAYRTEATLGVAVSDSSINCIEQTTEWSACSKSCGTGFSTRVTNRNPHCEMVKQTRLCMVRPCDQEHRQPTDKKGKKCLRSIKSLKAIHLQFENCTSLHTYKPRFCGICSDGRCCTPHNTKTIQVEFQCSPGQILKKPVMVIGTCTCHNNCPHSNSSFL, encoded by the exons ATGCAGGGTGCGCAGAGCCAGAGTCTCGGTCTGCCCAAGCAGTGCCTCTGCCTGGCTTTCCTGCTCCTCCATCTCCTGGGACAG GTCGCTGCGGTTGAGCGTTGCCCCTCCTCGTGCCCGGCCACGTGCCCCCCAAAGCCGCCGGCCTGCGCCCCCGGGGTGAGGGCGGTGCTGGACGACTGCTCCTGCTGCCTGGTGTGCGCTCGTCAGCGCGGCGAGAGCTGCTCCGTGCTGCTGCCCTGCGAGGAGAGCCGCGGCCTCTTCTGCGACCGCAGAGCGGACCCCAGCGCCCAGACTGGCATCTGCATGG CGGTAGAAGGAGACAACTGTGTGTTCGATGGAGTCATCTACCAGAGTGGGGAGACCTTCCAGCCAAGTTGCAAATACCAGTGCGCCTGCCAAGATGGACAGGTTGGCTGTGTGCCCCGCTGTGAAGAGGACCTGCTACTGCCCCAGCCCGACTGCCCAGCTCCCAGAAAAGTTAAAGTGCCGGGGGAGTGCTGTGAAAAGTGGATCTGTGACTCCAATGAGACGGGGACATTAGGGGACCTCCAGACCCTTCCAG CCTACAGGACAGAAGCCACCCTAGGAGTTGCAGTCTCGGACTCAAGTATCAACTGCATCGAACAGACCACAGAGTGGAGCGCGTGTTCCAAGAGCTGCGGCACGGGCTTTTCCACCCGAGTCACCAACAGGAATCCTCACTGTGAGATGGTGAAGCAGACCCGGCTCTGCATGGTGCGGCCCTGTGACCAAGAGCACAGGCAGCCGACAGACAAG aaaggaaaaaagtgtcTCCGTAGCATCAAGTCACTCAAAGCCATCCACCTGCAGTTTGAGAACTGCACGAGCCTCCACACCTACAAGCCCAGGTTCTGTGGGATCTGTAGTGATGGCCGATGCTGCACTCCCCACAACACCAAAACCATCCAGGTGGAGTTCCAGTGCTCCCCAGGGCAGATCCTCAAGAAGCCAGTGATGGTCATCGGGACCTGCACCTGTCACAACAACTGTCCTCACAGCAACTCGTCTTTCCTCTAA